From one Peptoniphilaceae bacterium AMB_02 genomic stretch:
- a CDS encoding SDR family NAD(P)-dependent oxidoreductase, whose protein sequence is MKNLLDLTGKVAVVTGGASGIGLGSTKVLAEHGATVVMVGTNENKGKKVEKELMDLGLDVMFIQGDVTSESSCKSCIEEVDRKFGRLDILFNNAGATVRKKITELSEEEWDFVIDVGLKGTFLMSKYSIPLMRKSGGGSIINCGSGWGLKGGNLAVAYNAVKGGIVNMTRGMAIDHGEDNIRVNSVNPGDTDTEMLRDEGVQTGEKDMDAYLKDCGVGRPLARIGMPEDIGNAVLFLSSDLSSWITGTALVVDGGGIA, encoded by the coding sequence ATGAAAAATTTATTAGATTTAACGGGAAAAGTTGCTGTCGTTACTGGTGGAGCATCAGGAATTGGGTTAGGAAGTACTAAAGTATTAGCTGAACATGGAGCGACTGTTGTAATGGTAGGCACAAATGAGAATAAAGGTAAAAAAGTTGAAAAGGAATTAATGGATTTAGGACTAGATGTGATGTTCATTCAAGGTGATGTAACTAGTGAAAGTAGTTGTAAAAGCTGTATTGAAGAAGTAGATAGAAAATTTGGTAGATTAGATATACTCTTCAATAATGCAGGGGCAACTGTTAGAAAAAAGATTACTGAATTATCTGAAGAAGAATGGGATTTTGTTATTGATGTAGGATTAAAAGGGACTTTTTTAATGAGTAAGTACTCTATACCACTGATGAGAAAAAGTGGAGGTGGGAGTATTATAAATTGTGGATCTGGATGGGGGTTAAAAGGAGGTAATCTTGCTGTAGCTTATAATGCCGTAAAAGGTGGAATTGTTAACATGACAAGAGGGATGGCAATAGATCATGGAGAAGATAATATTAGAGTAAACTCGGTTAACCCTGGGGATACCGATACTGAAATGTTGAGAGATGAAGGTGTTCAAACTGGAGAAAAGGATATGGACGCATATCTTAAAGACTGTGGAGTAGGTAGACCATTAGCGAGAATAGGTATGCCAGAGGATATTGGAAACGCGGTACTATTTTTGTCTAGTGATTTATCATCATGGATAACTGGAACAGCTTTGGTTGTCGATGGTGGAGGAATAGCATAA